A window from Mycobacterium botniense encodes these proteins:
- a CDS encoding M18 family aminopeptidase, whose protein sequence is MTATAAGLCEFIDASPSPFHVCATVAQRLRTAGYTELAEIDAWPQAGRFFTVRAGSLVAWDSGGDCADDPRPFRVIGAHTDSPNLRLKQNPDRQIAGWQVVALQPYGGAWLNSWLDRDLGISGLVSVREDGHITHRLVRIDDPILRIPQLAIHLAEDRRSVALDPQRHINAVWAAGGSPRSFVDYVAERAGVEAGDLLSADLMAHEVAPSRLCGVDDDFVSAPRLDNQVSCYAGLEAFLAAEPRGYLPVLALFDHEEVGSTSDHGAQSELLLTVLERIVLAAGGGREDLLRRLPGSMVASADMAHATHPNYPDRHEPNHPIAVNAGPVLKVHPNLRYATDGPTAAAFVQACRQAGVPLQRYEHRADLPCGSTIGPLTAARTGIPTVDVGAPQLAMHSARELMGARDVAAYTLALQAFLSPE, encoded by the coding sequence ATGACGGCCACGGCGGCAGGCCTCTGTGAGTTCATCGACGCGTCTCCGTCACCGTTTCATGTCTGCGCCACGGTTGCGCAGAGATTGCGGACCGCCGGGTACACCGAGTTGGCCGAAATCGACGCATGGCCGCAGGCTGGAAGATTTTTCACGGTGCGTGCGGGTTCGCTGGTGGCCTGGGACAGTGGCGGTGATTGCGCGGACGATCCCAGGCCGTTTCGCGTTATCGGCGCCCATACCGACAGCCCCAACCTGCGCCTCAAGCAAAATCCCGACCGGCAGATCGCGGGATGGCAGGTGGTGGCGCTGCAGCCCTACGGGGGTGCATGGCTCAACTCGTGGCTAGATCGCGATCTCGGTATCAGCGGCCTGGTGTCGGTGCGCGAGGACGGCCATATCACCCACCGGTTAGTCCGTATCGATGATCCGATCCTGCGGATCCCGCAGCTGGCCATTCACCTGGCCGAGGACCGCAGGTCGGTCGCCCTGGATCCGCAGCGGCACATCAATGCGGTGTGGGCGGCCGGCGGCTCCCCTCGCTCATTTGTCGACTATGTCGCCGAGCGGGCCGGTGTGGAAGCCGGCGACCTGCTGAGCGCGGATTTGATGGCTCACGAGGTGGCTCCGTCGAGGCTGTGCGGGGTGGACGACGATTTCGTCAGCGCCCCGCGGCTGGACAACCAGGTCAGTTGCTATGCGGGGTTAGAGGCCTTCCTGGCCGCCGAACCGCGGGGCTATCTGCCGGTGCTGGCGCTGTTCGACCACGAGGAGGTTGGGTCTACGTCCGATCACGGCGCCCAATCTGAGCTGCTGCTGACCGTGCTGGAACGTATTGTGCTGGCAGCCGGAGGAGGGCGGGAAGACCTACTGCGCCGACTCCCTGGCTCCATGGTGGCCTCGGCGGATATGGCGCACGCTACCCACCCCAATTACCCCGACCGCCATGAGCCCAATCATCCGATCGCCGTCAACGCGGGCCCGGTGCTAAAGGTGCACCCCAACCTGCGTTATGCCACCGATGGCCCGACGGCCGCGGCATTTGTGCAAGCCTGCCGGCAGGCCGGAGTGCCGCTGCAGCGCTACGAGCATCGCGCCGACCTGCCGTGCGGTTCGACGATCGGCCCGCTGACAGCAGCGCGCACCGGGATTCCCACTGTCGATGTGGGCGCCCCCCAACTGGCGATGCACTCCGCGCGCGAACTGATGGGTGCCCGTGACGTGGCGGCGTACACCCTGGCGCTGCAAGCATTCCTGTCGCCCGAGTAA
- the purL gene encoding phosphoribosylformylglycinamidine synthase subunit PurL translates to MTSGLTHAVDTVERAAATPDEPQPFRELGLKADEYQRIREILGRRPTDAELAMYSVMWSEHCSYKSSKIYLRYFAETTTDEMRAGMLAGIGQNAGVVDIGDGWAATFKVESHNHPSYVEPYQGAATGVGGIVRDIMAMGARPVAVMDQLRFGPADAPDTRRVVDGVVRGISGYGNSLGLPNIGGETVFDPCYAGNPLVNVLCVGVLRREDLHLAFASGAGNKVILFGARTGLDGIGGVSVLASDTFGGDESGPGRKKLPSVQVGDPFMEKVLIECCLELYAAGLVIGIQDLGGAGLACATSELASAGDGGMTVRLDAVPLRTNNMTPAEVLCSESQERMCAVVAPQNVDAFLAVCRKWEVPATVIGEVADGDRLRITWHGETVVDVPPRTVAHEGPVYHRPIARPASQDELNANTSRTLHRPATGEELRSTLLALLGSSHLCSRRFIVEQYDRYVRGNTVLAEHADAGMLRVDECSGRGIAVSTDGSGRYTLLDPYTGAQLALAEAYRNVATTGATPVAVTNCLNFGSPEDPEVMWQFAQAVRGLADGCAVLGIPVTGGNVSFYNQTGSTPILPTPVVGVLGVIDDVNRRIPPALGSKPGEVLMLLGDTRDELDGSVWAQVTADHLGGLPPAVDLARERVLAEVLSAASRDGLVSGAHDLSEGGLAQAIVEAALAGETGCRIVFPEGYDPFVMLFSESAGRILVALPRDGENKFRSLCDTRGLPATRIGVVDKDSDTLEVQGLFSVTLAELRSTSYRVLPGLFG, encoded by the coding sequence GTGACATCTGGGCTCACTCACGCGGTCGATACCGTTGAGCGCGCCGCCGCTACCCCTGACGAGCCCCAGCCGTTTCGTGAACTAGGGCTCAAAGCCGACGAATACCAGCGGATTCGAGAGATCCTGGGCCGCCGGCCCACTGACGCTGAGCTGGCAATGTACTCGGTGATGTGGAGCGAACACTGCTCGTACAAATCGTCGAAAATTTACCTGCGCTATTTCGCCGAGACCACCACTGACGAGATGCGCGCCGGCATGCTGGCCGGTATCGGCCAAAACGCCGGCGTGGTCGACATCGGGGACGGCTGGGCGGCCACGTTCAAAGTGGAGTCACACAACCATCCCTCCTATGTCGAGCCATACCAGGGGGCGGCCACCGGTGTCGGCGGGATCGTCCGCGACATCATGGCAATGGGCGCCCGACCGGTCGCCGTGATGGACCAGCTCCGCTTCGGGCCGGCCGACGCTCCCGATACCCGACGGGTTGTCGACGGCGTGGTGCGTGGTATAAGCGGCTACGGAAATTCACTGGGCTTGCCTAACATTGGCGGAGAAACCGTTTTCGATCCCTGCTATGCCGGCAATCCGCTGGTCAATGTGTTATGCGTCGGAGTGCTGCGCCGGGAGGACTTGCACCTGGCATTCGCTTCGGGCGCCGGCAACAAGGTCATCCTGTTTGGGGCACGGACGGGGCTAGACGGTATCGGCGGGGTGTCGGTGCTGGCGTCGGACACCTTCGGAGGTGACGAGTCGGGGCCCGGCCGCAAGAAGCTTCCGTCGGTTCAAGTCGGCGACCCGTTTATGGAGAAGGTTCTCATCGAGTGCTGCCTCGAGCTGTACGCGGCTGGCTTGGTGATCGGCATCCAAGATCTGGGTGGTGCGGGGTTAGCTTGCGCCACATCGGAGTTAGCGTCGGCCGGCGACGGTGGCATGACAGTGCGACTGGATGCTGTGCCGCTGCGGACCAACAACATGACGCCTGCCGAGGTGCTGTGCAGCGAGTCGCAGGAGCGGATGTGCGCGGTGGTTGCGCCGCAGAACGTGGACGCTTTCTTGGCGGTGTGCCGCAAATGGGAGGTGCCGGCCACTGTGATCGGCGAGGTCGCCGACGGTGACCGGTTGCGCATCACCTGGCACGGTGAAACGGTTGTCGATGTCCCGCCGCGGACGGTGGCACATGAAGGTCCCGTATACCACCGCCCGATCGCCCGACCCGCTTCGCAAGACGAGCTGAACGCTAATACTTCGAGAACGCTGCACCGGCCGGCCACGGGTGAGGAGCTACGCTCAACTTTACTTGCGTTGCTTGGTAGTTCGCATCTGTGCAGCCGTAGGTTTATCGTCGAACAGTACGACCGCTATGTGCGCGGCAATACCGTGCTCGCCGAGCACGCCGACGCCGGCATGCTGCGCGTCGACGAGTGCAGCGGCCGGGGTATCGCCGTGTCCACCGATGGTTCCGGACGGTATACGCTGCTGGATCCCTACACCGGTGCTCAGCTGGCGCTTGCCGAGGCATACCGCAACGTCGCCACCACCGGTGCCACGCCGGTCGCAGTGACCAACTGCCTCAACTTCGGTTCGCCCGAAGATCCCGAGGTGATGTGGCAGTTCGCTCAGGCGGTGCGTGGCCTTGCGGACGGCTGCGCGGTGCTGGGCATTCCGGTGACCGGTGGCAACGTGAGCTTCTACAACCAAACCGGCTCGACGCCAATTCTGCCTACCCCGGTGGTCGGGGTGCTCGGCGTCATCGACGACGTCAACCGGCGCATCCCCCCGGCGCTGGGTAGCAAGCCGGGTGAGGTGCTGATGCTGTTGGGTGACACCCGCGATGAGTTGGACGGCTCAGTGTGGGCCCAGGTCACCGCGGATCATCTCGGCGGGCTGCCGCCGGCGGTCGATCTGGCCCGTGAAAGAGTCCTGGCCGAGGTGCTGTCTGCGGCGTCGCGTGACGGGCTGGTCTCAGGCGCACATGATCTGTCTGAAGGCGGCCTTGCCCAGGCTATCGTCGAAGCAGCACTAGCCGGTGAAACCGGTTGCCGGATCGTGTTTCCCGAGGGCTACGACCCCTTTGTGATGTTGTTTTCCGAGTCAGCGGGCCGGATACTGGTGGCGCTGCCGCGCGACGGTGAGAACAAATTCCGGTCGTTGTGCGACACGCGTGGGCTGCCGGCAACCCGCATCGGGGTCGTCGATAAGGACTCGGACACACTGGAGGTTCAGGGTCTTTTCTCGGTCACTCTCGCCGAGCTGCGCAGCACGTCTTACCGGGTGCTGCCCGGGCTTTTCGGATGA
- a CDS encoding Rv0804 family intramembrane glutamic endopeptidase codes for MHENTCRRIAALSLASVLIGWSFVSPYLPMRWRVPMQAGLGGLLVLVTRTSLGLTPPKLWAGLRLGSAAAVLAGVAVGVMTSVRRVRLAMSAREPFTSAPVWLGWQIPWGTVWAEEAAFRGALSSVGMAAFGPTGGRILQAGAFGLSHVIDARAHGEPVAATVLATGIAGWVLGWFAERSGSIAAPMLAHLVLNETAAAAVLTIRHR; via the coding sequence ATGCACGAGAACACATGTCGGAGGATCGCGGCGCTGTCGCTGGCATCGGTGCTGATCGGCTGGAGCTTTGTGAGCCCATACCTGCCGATGCGGTGGCGGGTACCGATGCAGGCCGGGCTGGGCGGGCTTCTGGTGCTGGTCACCCGCACGTCGCTGGGCCTGACACCGCCGAAGCTGTGGGCAGGGTTGCGGCTGGGTTCAGCGGCCGCGGTACTGGCAGGGGTTGCGGTTGGGGTGATGACATCGGTGCGCCGGGTGCGGCTGGCGATGTCCGCGCGCGAACCGTTCACGTCAGCACCGGTCTGGCTGGGGTGGCAGATACCCTGGGGCACGGTGTGGGCCGAAGAAGCGGCGTTTCGCGGTGCGCTGAGCAGCGTCGGGATGGCGGCCTTCGGCCCGACCGGGGGACGGATACTGCAGGCCGGGGCTTTCGGGCTCTCTCACGTCATCGACGCCCGTGCGCACGGGGAGCCGGTGGCGGCTACGGTGCTGGCTACCGGCATTGCGGGCTGGGTGCTCGGTTGGTTTGCCGAGCGGTCCGGGAGCATAGCGGCGCCGATGCTGGCGCATCTGGTGCTCAACGAGACTGCGGCGGCCGCCGTGCTGACTATCCGGCATCGATAG
- a CDS encoding sterol carrier family protein → MSTRQQADPAKTRDAVVAVAQWLRDATRPAPDRADLAAAVRLTARTLASLAPGASVEVRIPPFVAVQCVSGPKHTRGTPPNVVETDPRTWLLLATGLQTITEAKASGALTLSGARAGEIESWLPIVSLSC, encoded by the coding sequence GTGTCGACCCGTCAGCAGGCTGATCCAGCCAAGACCCGCGACGCTGTCGTGGCGGTCGCGCAGTGGTTGCGCGATGCCACCCGTCCTGCGCCTGACCGTGCCGACCTGGCGGCTGCCGTTCGGCTCACCGCGCGCACGCTGGCCTCGCTGGCACCCGGGGCCAGCGTCGAGGTCCGGATTCCGCCGTTCGTGGCCGTCCAATGCGTGTCCGGGCCAAAGCACACCCGGGGTACACCACCCAACGTTGTCGAGACGGATCCGCGGACCTGGCTGTTGTTGGCGACCGGGCTGCAGACGATCACCGAAGCGAAGGCCAGCGGTGCGCTGACACTATCGGGTGCCCGGGCCGGCGAGATCGAATCGTGGCTGCCGATAGTGAGTTTGTCGTGCTGA
- the purF gene encoding amidophosphoribosyltransferase, with amino-acid sequence MTGQHPSPGENPPREECGVFGVWAPGEDVAKLTYYGLYALQHRGQEAAGIAVADGSQVLVFKDLGLVSQVFDEQTLAAMPGHVAIGHCRYSTTGDTTWENAQPVFRTTAAGTGIALGHNGNLVNSTALVARAREAGLISPKLPGAATTDSDILGALLAHGAADSSVEQAALEFLPTVQGAFCLIFMDENTLYACRDPYGVRPLSLGRLDRGWVVASETAALDIVGASFVRDIEPGELLAIDADGVRSSRFANPTPKGCVFEYVYLARPDSTLSGRSVHAARVEIGRRLARECPIEADLVIGVPESGTPAAVGYAQESGIPFGQGLTKNAYVGRTFIQPSQTIRQLGIRLKLNPLREVIRGKRLVVVDDSIVRGNTQRALVRMLREAGAVEVHVRIASPPVKWPCFYGIDFPSPAELIANAVEAEDEMLEAVRHGIGADTLGYISLRGLIAAAEQPASRLCTACFDGKYPIDLPSEAALGKNVIEQVLATAVRAAASDLASGEAARRAGESARGPEDATALERR; translated from the coding sequence GTGACCGGCCAGCACCCCTCACCCGGGGAGAACCCGCCCCGCGAAGAGTGCGGAGTATTCGGTGTCTGGGCCCCTGGCGAAGATGTCGCCAAGCTCACCTACTACGGTTTGTACGCGTTGCAGCACCGGGGTCAGGAAGCAGCCGGCATCGCGGTCGCCGACGGATCTCAGGTGCTGGTGTTCAAGGATCTCGGTCTGGTCAGCCAGGTATTCGACGAACAGACGCTGGCCGCTATGCCGGGTCACGTCGCTATCGGGCATTGCCGCTACTCCACGACCGGCGACACCACCTGGGAGAATGCTCAGCCCGTCTTCCGGACCACAGCCGCCGGTACCGGGATCGCCCTAGGCCACAATGGCAACCTCGTGAACAGCACTGCACTGGTGGCCCGGGCCCGCGAGGCCGGGCTGATCAGTCCCAAGCTGCCGGGTGCGGCGACCACCGACTCGGACATCCTTGGTGCGCTTTTAGCCCACGGAGCTGCTGATTCCAGCGTGGAGCAGGCGGCGCTGGAGTTTTTGCCCACCGTGCAGGGCGCTTTTTGCCTGATATTCATGGACGAAAACACGCTGTATGCGTGCCGCGACCCTTACGGGGTACGGCCGTTGTCGTTGGGGCGGTTGGACCGTGGCTGGGTGGTGGCCTCGGAAACAGCTGCGCTCGACATTGTCGGTGCCTCGTTCGTCCGTGATATCGAACCGGGTGAACTGCTGGCGATCGACGCCGACGGAGTGCGCTCCAGCCGCTTCGCCAACCCAACACCCAAAGGGTGTGTTTTCGAGTATGTCTACTTGGCGCGACCCGACAGCACGCTATCGGGCCGGTCGGTACATGCCGCTCGGGTGGAGATCGGCCGCCGGCTGGCCCGCGAATGCCCGATCGAGGCCGATCTGGTGATCGGGGTGCCCGAATCGGGCACCCCGGCGGCGGTCGGCTACGCCCAGGAGTCTGGTATTCCTTTTGGCCAGGGCCTGACGAAAAACGCCTATGTCGGGCGTACGTTCATTCAGCCGTCGCAGACCATCCGCCAGCTTGGCATCCGGCTCAAGCTCAACCCGCTGCGCGAGGTGATCCGCGGCAAGCGCCTGGTCGTCGTCGACGACTCGATCGTGCGCGGCAACACTCAGCGAGCCCTGGTGCGGATGCTGCGCGAAGCCGGAGCGGTAGAAGTGCATGTGCGCATCGCCTCACCACCGGTGAAGTGGCCTTGTTTCTACGGTATCGACTTCCCCTCACCAGCCGAGTTGATCGCCAACGCGGTCGAAGCCGAAGACGAGATGCTCGAAGCGGTGCGGCATGGTATCGGCGCTGACACGTTGGGTTACATTTCGCTGCGGGGTCTGATCGCCGCCGCCGAGCAGCCAGCGTCACGGCTGTGCACCGCCTGTTTCGACGGTAAGTATCCGATCGATTTGCCCAGCGAGGCCGCCTTGGGCAAGAACGTCATTGAGCAGGTGCTCGCCACCGCTGTGCGTGCTGCTGCCTCTGACCTCGCGTCCGGCGAAGCGGCTCGTCGCGCTGGCGAAAGCGCCCGTGGCCCCGAAGACGCCACTGCGCTGGAGCGTCGGTAA
- the purM gene encoding phosphoribosylformylglycinamidine cyclo-ligase, with protein MTDRGITPGNRGITYASAGVDIEAGDRAVELFKPLAAKATRPEVRSKLGGFAGLFALRGDYREPLLAAASDGVGTKLAVAQAMDKHDTVGLDLVAMVVDDLVVCGAEPLFLLDYIAVGRIVPERLNAIVAGIADGCLRAGCALLGGETAEHPGLIEPDHYDISGTAVGVIEADDVLGPERVKPGDVIIAMGSSGLHSNGYSLARKVLLEIDRMNLAGYVEEFGRTLGEELLEPTRIYAKDCLALAAETHVRTFCHITGGGLAGNLERVIPHGLVAEVDRGTWTPAPVFAMIAQRGRISRPEMEKTFNMGVGMVAVVAPEDTDRALAILTARHLDCWVLGTVNKGGKDEPRAKLVGQHPRF; from the coding sequence ATGACGGATCGCGGAATCACCCCCGGCAATCGAGGCATCACCTATGCATCGGCTGGGGTGGACATCGAAGCCGGCGATCGCGCAGTCGAATTGTTCAAGCCCCTTGCAGCTAAGGCCACCAGGCCTGAGGTGCGCAGCAAGCTGGGTGGATTCGCGGGGCTGTTCGCTCTTCGCGGCGACTACCGCGAACCTCTGCTGGCCGCTGCCAGCGACGGGGTGGGCACCAAGCTGGCAGTCGCTCAGGCGATGGACAAGCACGACACCGTCGGGTTGGACCTCGTGGCGATGGTGGTCGACGATCTGGTGGTCTGCGGCGCCGAGCCGCTGTTCCTGTTGGATTACATCGCGGTAGGGCGCATCGTCCCGGAACGGCTCAATGCGATCGTTGCCGGGATTGCTGACGGCTGTCTGCGCGCCGGCTGTGCGCTGCTCGGCGGTGAGACCGCGGAACACCCAGGTTTGATCGAACCCGATCACTACGACATCTCGGGCACAGCTGTGGGGGTGATCGAAGCCGACGACGTGCTCGGACCCGAGCGCGTCAAACCCGGCGACGTCATCATCGCGATGGGCTCATCCGGTCTGCATTCCAACGGCTATTCGCTGGCGCGCAAGGTCCTGCTGGAGATCGACCGGATGAACCTGGCCGGATATGTCGAGGAGTTCGGCCGCACCCTGGGCGAGGAATTACTCGAGCCCACCCGCATCTACGCCAAGGATTGTTTGGCGTTGGCCGCTGAAACGCATGTCCGCACTTTCTGCCACATCACCGGCGGTGGGCTGGCCGGCAACCTGGAACGTGTCATCCCGCACGGACTTGTCGCCGAGGTGGACCGCGGCACCTGGACACCCGCGCCGGTGTTCGCCATGATTGCGCAGCGCGGCCGTATCAGCCGGCCGGAAATGGAGAAGACGTTCAACATGGGCGTGGGCATGGTCGCTGTTGTCGCGCCGGAAGACACCGACCGTGCACTGGCGATCTTGACCGCACGCCACCTGGACTGCTGGGTGCTGGGAACCGTTAACAAAGGCGGGAAAGACGAACCCCGGGCCAAACTAGTGGGCCAACACCCGAGGTTCTAA
- a CDS encoding DUF3073 domain-containing protein: MGRGRAKAKQTKVARELKYSSPQTDFQRLQRELSGSGSDESDQLDGDDRFSADPWDEADDRHR, encoded by the coding sequence ATGGGCCGCGGCCGGGCGAAGGCAAAACAGACCAAGGTTGCTCGAGAACTGAAGTACAGCTCCCCGCAGACCGATTTTCAGCGGCTCCAGCGTGAGCTGTCAGGATCGGGTTCGGATGAATCCGACCAGTTAGACGGCGACGACCGGTTCTCTGCAGACCCGTGGGACGAGGCGGACGACCGGCACCGCTAG
- the ygfZ gene encoding CAF17-like 4Fe-4S cluster assembly/insertion protein YgfZ, which yields MTAVPAPDPGPDAGAVWHYGDPLGEQRAAETDAALVDRSHRAVLTLTGADRKTWLHSISTQHVSELAEGSSTHNLSLDSQGRIEDHWVQTELDATTYLDTEPWRGEPLLAYLRTMVFWADVVPSAADMAVLSLLGPRLADRTVLDVLGVETLPEHMHAVPLRSGGFVRRMPSARADQIELDLVVPRRDAGDWQGRLTRAGLRPAGVWAYEAHRVAAVRPRLGLDTDERTIPHEVGWIGGPGVGAVHLNKGCYRGQETVARVHNLGQPPRMLVLLHLDGAAQRPSTGDVLRSDRRPVGRLGTVVEHADLGPIALALLKRGLPVDTALVTGGEIEVAAMIDADSVPAAKVAGAGRLAVERLRGASRGP from the coding sequence ATGACCGCTGTTCCCGCCCCCGATCCCGGACCCGATGCGGGCGCAGTGTGGCATTACGGCGACCCCCTCGGTGAGCAACGCGCAGCCGAAACCGACGCCGCACTGGTGGACCGCTCGCATCGCGCTGTGCTCACGCTGACGGGTGCCGACCGAAAAACCTGGTTGCACAGCATTTCCACACAGCATGTCAGCGAACTGGCCGAGGGCAGCAGCACACACAATCTCAGCCTGGACAGCCAGGGCCGGATCGAGGATCACTGGGTCCAGACGGAATTGGATGCCACCACATATCTCGACACCGAACCATGGCGGGGCGAACCGCTGCTGGCCTACCTGCGCACAATGGTGTTCTGGGCCGACGTGGTCCCCAGCGCAGCCGACATGGCGGTGCTGTCTTTGCTCGGCCCGCGGTTGGCCGACCGGACCGTGCTCGACGTGTTAGGCGTGGAAACGCTGCCCGAGCACATGCACGCGGTGCCCCTTCGCAGTGGCGGATTTGTGCGCCGAATGCCCAGTGCCCGCGCGGACCAGATCGAACTCGATCTCGTCGTGCCACGCCGAGACGCGGGGGATTGGCAAGGCCGTTTGACGCGGGCGGGGCTGCGGCCGGCCGGGGTGTGGGCTTATGAAGCTCACCGGGTCGCAGCAGTGCGTCCCCGGCTTGGCCTGGACACGGACGAACGCACGATACCGCACGAGGTGGGCTGGATCGGGGGGCCGGGTGTTGGCGCTGTGCACCTGAACAAGGGTTGTTACCGCGGCCAGGAAACCGTCGCACGGGTACACAACCTTGGTCAACCACCCCGCATGCTGGTGTTGTTGCACCTCGACGGTGCCGCGCAGCGGCCGTCGACGGGCGATGTGCTGCGCTCCGACCGTCGCCCGGTCGGACGCCTCGGAACTGTGGTTGAACACGCCGACTTGGGGCCGATTGCACTGGCCTTGCTCAAGCGCGGGCTGCCGGTCGACACCGCTTTGGTCACCGGCGGGGAAATTGAGGTCGCCGCGATGATCGACGCCGACTCGGTGCCGGCCGCCAAGGTCGCAGGGGCCGGTCGGCTGGCTGTCGAGCGGTTACGCGGCGCGTCCCGTGGACCGTGA
- a CDS encoding aminodeoxychorismate lyase: MVVTLDGEILSTGTPLVHADDLAVVRGDGVFETLLVREGGACLVEAHLQRLTHSSKLIDLPEPDLVKWRCAIDRAAHHWAAVTAAEGAMRLIYSRGRESGSAPTAYVMVNPLPERVAAARRDGVAAITLDRGVSATGTGAMPWLLAGAKTLSYAVNMAALRHAARQGAGDVIFVSSDGYILEGPRSTVVIAADVGGAVGLLTPPPWYPILRGTTQQALFQVARAKGYDCDYRSLRVADLFAAQGVWLISAMTLAARVHTLDGRPLRRSPMAAEFAELVDAAIVSDR, translated from the coding sequence GTGGTCGTCACGCTTGACGGTGAGATCCTTTCCACCGGGACTCCGCTGGTGCATGCCGATGACCTCGCGGTAGTGCGTGGAGACGGTGTCTTCGAAACGCTGCTGGTCCGCGAGGGCGGGGCCTGCCTGGTCGAGGCGCATCTCCAGCGGCTGACCCACTCGTCGAAGTTGATTGACCTGCCCGAGCCAGACCTCGTCAAGTGGCGCTGCGCCATAGACCGGGCTGCACACCACTGGGCAGCGGTTACCGCCGCTGAGGGTGCGATGCGGCTGATCTATAGCCGCGGGCGGGAAAGTGGCTCGGCGCCAACGGCTTACGTTATGGTCAATCCTCTGCCGGAACGGGTGGCCGCCGCCCGCCGCGACGGGGTGGCCGCGATCACCCTGGACCGCGGAGTATCCGCCACGGGCACCGGCGCGATGCCGTGGTTGCTGGCCGGTGCCAAGACACTGTCTTATGCGGTCAATATGGCGGCCTTGAGGCACGCGGCCCGGCAGGGTGCCGGTGATGTCATCTTCGTCAGCTCCGACGGCTACATCCTGGAGGGCCCGCGCTCCACGGTGGTGATCGCGGCCGACGTCGGCGGCGCCGTCGGCCTGCTGACGCCGCCGCCGTGGTATCCGATTTTGCGTGGCACGACCCAACAAGCACTTTTCCAAGTGGCCCGCGCCAAAGGCTACGACTGTGACTACCGGTCTTTGCGTGTCGCTGACCTGTTTGCCGCCCAAGGGGTTTGGCTGATATCCGCGATGACCTTGGCCGCCCGCGTACACACCCTCGACGGCCGCCCGTTGCGACGCTCTCCGATGGCCGCGGAGTTCGCCGAACTGGTCGACGCCGCCATCGTCAGCGATCGCTGA
- a CDS encoding FABP family protein yields MPDEHRGRGGPIGSGNRAVAAAAERAKVTAARNIPGFDDLPIPADTANLREGASLHHALLALLPLVGVWRGQGEGRSSDGDYRFGQQIVVSHDGGEYLNWEARSWRLSDSGDYQGPDLRETGFWRFVEDPTDPTESQAIELLLAHSAGYVELFYGRPRTQSSWELVTDALARSKSGALVGGARRLYGIVEGGDLAYVEERVDADGGLVPRLSARLSRFAG; encoded by the coding sequence ATGCCCGACGAGCATCGCGGTCGTGGCGGCCCCATCGGCTCCGGCAACCGTGCCGTGGCGGCAGCAGCTGAGCGCGCCAAGGTGACCGCGGCGCGCAACATCCCCGGTTTCGATGACCTCCCGATCCCGGCCGATACCGCCAACCTGCGTGAAGGCGCTAGTCTGCACCATGCGCTGCTGGCCTTGCTGCCGTTGGTGGGGGTGTGGCGCGGCCAGGGCGAAGGTCGCAGCAGCGACGGCGACTACCGGTTCGGCCAGCAGATCGTCGTCTCCCATGACGGCGGCGAATACCTCAATTGGGAGGCCCGGTCGTGGCGGCTCAGCGACTCGGGTGACTACCAGGGGCCAGACCTGCGGGAGACCGGCTTCTGGCGCTTCGTCGAAGACCCCACTGACCCGACCGAGTCACAAGCCATCGAGCTGCTGCTGGCACATTCAGCGGGCTACGTGGAGTTGTTCTACGGACGGCCACGCACGCAGTCGTCCTGGGAGTTGGTCACCGACGCGCTGGCGCGCAGCAAATCTGGTGCGCTGGTCGGCGGCGCGAGACGGTTGTACGGCATCGTGGAGGGCGGGGATTTGGCCTACGTCGAGGAGCGAGTAGACGCCGACGGCGGCCTGGTGCCGCGCCTGTCTGCGCGGCTGTCGCGCTTCGCCGGATAG
- a CDS encoding DUF1416 domain-containing protein: MCSGPKQGQTLPASVDLEKETVITGRVVDSSGQPVGGAFVRLLDASEEFTAEVVASATGDFRFFAAPGTWTVRALSPAGNGDAVVRPSGAGIHEVDVKIA, from the coding sequence ATGTGCTCTGGACCAAAACAAGGACAAACCCTGCCGGCCAGTGTCGATCTGGAAAAGGAAACGGTGATCACTGGCCGCGTCGTGGACAGCTCCGGCCAACCCGTGGGCGGGGCGTTTGTGCGCCTGCTGGACGCCTCTGAGGAGTTCACCGCCGAGGTCGTGGCATCGGCGACCGGGGATTTCCGGTTCTTCGCCGCGCCGGGGACCTGGACGGTGCGGGCACTCTCGCCCGCCGGCAACGGCGACGCCGTGGTAAGGCCGTCCGGCGCGGGAATCCACGAGGTCGACGTTAAGATCGCCTGA